In the Spirochaetota bacterium genome, GTGAGAATGAAAGTATAGACGATGAATGGACGTGATACAAATTTAGGGTAGTATTATACAATAATAGTTTACTTTGTGTAAAAATTTATTGAAGAATAATTAGTACCAGAGTATATTATCATAATCGTTTTATGTAAGGGAAACAACATGGAATCTTTTCACCAGCATGAGCATCATCACTCTCATAAGAGTAATTCTACCATACGGTTTATTCTGGTTGTTATACTCAATATTGTTATAACTGTTGCAGAATATATTGGTGGCATGGTATCAGGAAGCCTTGCACTAATTTCTGATGCAGGACATAATCTTTCCGATGTTGCCTCTCTTGTATTGGGATATATAGGGCAAAAGGTGTCACGTCAAAAGCCAGGTAAAAAATATTCTTTTGGGCTCAAACGCTTTGAAGTACTCATAGCGCTTATCAATGCTCTGACACTGCTTGCTATTGGTGGCTACATTATTTTTGAAGCAATTCAGCGATATATTAATGTACAGCCGGTTCATGCGGGTATCATGCTTCCTGTTGCTTTTGTTGGTCTTGCAGGCAATGCAATCTCAATGCTAGTATTGTATAAAAGTAGGGATGAAAACCTCAATATAAAAGCTGCTTTTTTGCATCTGTTGTATGATGCTGTATCATCTGTTGGAGTTATTGTGGTAGGCTTTGTGTTGCTAATTAATAGCAGCTTAGTTATGCTTGACCTGTTAGTAAGCGTGGCGATAGCTCTTATGATTGTGGCAAGTTCACTTGAAATCATCAAAAGTTCATTGCGAATATTTTTACAGGGTGTACCATCAAGAATTGATTTTGATGAAGTGTATAATGCAATTTTAACAATACCACAGGTTGCAACCATACATGGGCTGCATATATGGTCAGTTGACTCCAATGAGATATTCTTGTCATGCCATATATGTATAAAAGGTGGCGATAGCTCCTTAAATACTGATTCCATAATTCAGGCAATAAACACAATGCTTGAGGAGCAGTTTAACATTACTCATACTACATTACAGATAGAACATGACAACCTGTGCACATTAGAAGGTGGAAACTGTTGCAGGTGAATATGAGTGTATATTTTACACATCCCACACTTGGGCAACAGATAGAATCTATTGCAGGGGTATATGCATATACTGAGGAAAAATGCATACAGATAGATGGAAAGAACGTTCTGTATTTTATTGGATTTTGTGTTACAAACAAAAGCTGCTGTGGTGTTGGTGGGTGCATGTTTGCTAATGTTGCAGGATTTGTAAAAAGCTATGGCATACAAGCTAAGGAAGGAAAAATTATATCAGAAGTTGAACCCATAGATGATGAAATAACAAAACACTACATAGAAAAGCTAATAAAGTTGCACGGAGTGCTCCAGGTAAATTTTTTAAGCTAATCAGTCAATGTAAATTTCCCACTAAAATAAGTTTTTTTCACATTTTTTGCTTTTTCCAAAGCCCATTTTTCCAGTCCCATTTTCTTGATGAGGCATAGGTTAAACACCTTTGTATTATGCGGAACCTGTGAAGCTTTGTCTGCATACGGGTGAAGGTTGTCACAGGGGAAATCGTCACATTCATAGCAAAAGCTAATCCCTTTGCCCTGAGCGCACGCATACACGCTGCAGGGTTTTTGCATATTCATAAATCCTATTGTTCCCTTTTCATTACGGCAGCCCTGGCACACTGCTTTTTCCTCAGGGATATTCATTGACTTTGCAATTTTATTTCGCAATTCTTCATTGGTAAGTGCCTGGTACATAGGGCAATTGAAACAATCAAGGCCACAGGGTGCAGTAAGTTGAATGTAATCCATAGTAAAAGTACCTCACAATGTTAATGGCACTGCTTGGTGAAACGGTGCGTATGTTAGTAACTATCGCATACTACCTATGTATATAAGTTTGTAAAGAATAATATTGTTTATTATAGTATAAATGATTATAGAGCAAAATAAAAAATGAGTGTAATATCATTAAATATGGTTGGACATCCAATTAATTATTGACAAAAAATAGTCTCTACAGTAACATTGCAATTATTATGGTATCGTGAAGTCAGTAGCATTTATAGTGAAAAGGTACACTAATTCAGAATTGATTAATTTTTGTGATAAAATGTTGACATATAATTAATACGTTTTACAGTTTACGTTAACTGGATTCATTTTTAAATTTTTATTATATGTTTATTAATATATTACTCTTTAAATAAAATAATTGTGACAGAAAGGAGAGATTGGTATGGGAGCTTTTAAGGAATTAACCATGTGGCAGGCGCTTCATGAGACGGTTGAAAAATATCCTGACCATGAAGCACTGGTATGCCCAGAATTTGGGGTTAGGTTGACTTATGCTGAGTTTTATAGCAGATGCAGGGAAGTTGCCAAAGGGCTCATAGCATTGGGGATACAGAAAGGGGACCATGTTTCACTGTGGGCTACTAATGTGCCTGAGTGGGTATACTTACAGTTTTCATTGGGTATGATAGGAGCTGTTCTAGTAACTGTCAACACCAACTATAAATCGCATGAACTTGAATATCTGTTAAAACAGTCCGATTCTACTACACTC is a window encoding:
- a CDS encoding cation diffusion facilitator family transporter is translated as MESFHQHEHHHSHKSNSTIRFILVVILNIVITVAEYIGGMVSGSLALISDAGHNLSDVASLVLGYIGQKVSRQKPGKKYSFGLKRFEVLIALINALTLLAIGGYIIFEAIQRYINVQPVHAGIMLPVAFVGLAGNAISMLVLYKSRDENLNIKAAFLHLLYDAVSSVGVIVVGFVLLINSSLVMLDLLVSVAIALMIVASSLEIIKSSLRIFLQGVPSRIDFDEVYNAILTIPQVATIHGLHIWSVDSNEIFLSCHICIKGGDSSLNTDSIIQAINTMLEEQFNITHTTLQIEHDNLCTLEGGNCCR
- a CDS encoding DUF3795 domain-containing protein; this encodes MDYIQLTAPCGLDCFNCPMYQALTNEELRNKIAKSMNIPEEKAVCQGCRNEKGTIGFMNMQKPCSVYACAQGKGISFCYECDDFPCDNLHPYADKASQVPHNTKVFNLCLIKKMGLEKWALEKAKNVKKTYFSGKFTLTD